Below is a window of Pochonia chlamydosporia 170 chromosome 7, whole genome shotgun sequence DNA.
GACATACATCCTTCATCCGAATCAGGCTCCCGACCTGGGCCATGGAACACAAGCACAGCTGCGTCTCGATCACACTCGACTGCTGCCGGCTATGGACCGCGCCCGGGTCATCAAAACGCAGTATGAAATCGCCATGATTCGTCGCGCGAATGATATTTCTAGCGCGGCGCATCGCACCATCGCAGAACGTCTCTTGCGTCTTAAGAATGAACGTGAGATTGAGGCCATTTTCCAGGCTGTGTGTATCGCTAGTGGGACGAGGTCGCAGGCGTATCCTGTGATAGCTGGCTCGGGCGCCAACGGCTCGACTTTGCATTATAACGAGAATAATGCGTCGCTCAGGGGGAAGCAGTGCGTTGTGATTGACGCTGGTTGCGAGTGGGATTGCTACGCTAGTGACGTTACGCGTACGTTGCCGCTGTCGGGGTCGTGGCCGCCGAGGGCTGCTGCCGTGCATGCTATCGTTCAGCGCATGCAGGATGAGTGTATTGCCATGGTTCGTCCTGGACAGATGTGGTATGAGGTTCATTTGCATGCTGCGTCGGTTGGGCTGGACGGTCTGCTCAAGCTGGGCATCTTGAAGGGCGAGCGTGGGGAGGTTGCTCGTGCTGGCACCGTTTCAGCATTCTTCCCGCATGGTTTGGGACATCATGTGGGATTGGAGGTTCACGATGTGTCTGGCACGTTGCCCCTGGCTGTGACAAAGGGCCATGATGCGCAGCTGGAGTTTGGGAAGAGGACGACGGTGACGCCCTCAATGCTTGCTGATATGATGCGGATGAAGCGGTTTGGGGACATGGTGGGTGTtgaggagaggaggagacaGCGCTTGCAGCCGAATATGATTGTTACGGTTGAACCGGGAATGTGAGTAAATCTGCTTGGCCGTTGGGAGTTATTGCGCTGCACGAGACACTTGTCGACGCGAGGGGCTCTGTGTTGTTGTGTTGCATATTGCTAACAAGAATCAGCTACTTTTGCCGCGAATATCTAGAGGGTTACTTCCGGAGTGACCCTGTTCACCGACAATTTATCGACTGGGATGTCCTCGAAGACTACTATGCCGTCGGTGGTGTTCGTATTGAGGACGATATCCTTGTGACTGAGGATGGGTATGAGAACTTGACGACTGCGCCCAAGGGTGATGAACTGTTGGATGTCATCAATAAGGGAAGGAAGTAGATATCTTGTCTTATACGGCCGGCCTGATGCATGGTACCATGTACATCATATAGTCTCAGCAGAATTTTCATCTAGAACAGTTGGGCATTGGAAATTTGAATTGCTATAAACCGATGAAATGCAACATCCACATCTTCACTCCGCAACTGTCTATTCAAACCCCCCTCTTTCTTTTCATGTCCAAATGCGCCTCAGTGTAACCACGACAATTACCACTCAACTTTGCTGAAGTATACAAAAGGTCATTCATTCGTCTCCCTCGCAAAACATTATCGCCGTCTAGTTGCGCCCCCACCCACATCAATCATTCTCCGTTACGTCCCGCGTCAACTGTCCGCACTCTCTTGG
It encodes the following:
- a CDS encoding Xaa-Pro dipeptidase (similar to Cordyceps militaris CM01 XP_006666809.1) — translated: MEMDYDLVLEDEFDALCLDVRGEDASSSKIKYPAKLHARKVVKELGVHDGLIYLPGQPEIQLEDSDQPQLFRQRRYFFYISGANFEDCAVTYEIAHDKLTLWIPYIEPRQVLWFGSKPSAGECKRRYDVDEVRYTTQLGKFLRSYAASPSCPVTYILHPNQAPDLGHGTQAQLRLDHTRLLPAMDRARVIKTQYEIAMIRRANDISSAAHRTIAERLLRLKNEREIEAIFQAVCIASGTRSQAYPVIAGSGANGSTLHYNENNASLRGKQCVVIDAGCEWDCYASDVTRTLPLSGSWPPRAAAVHAIVQRMQDECIAMVRPGQMWYEVHLHAASVGLDGLLKLGILKGERGEVARAGTVSAFFPHGLGHHVGLEVHDVSGTLPLAVTKGHDAQLEFGKRTTVTPSMLADMMRMKRFGDMVGVEERRRQRLQPNMIVTVEPGIYFCREYLEGYFRSDPVHRQFIDWDVLEDYYAVGGVRIEDDILVTEDGYENLTTAPKGDELLDVINKGRK